GGCAGAAGGGTCTCGATGCTGAATTTACGGCTGATTTCGGTCAGGATCTCTTCTCCGGCCTCAATTTTGAAAGAACGCTGCAGGATGGGAAGGTCGATGGTCTGGGACCTCTTGAACCGGGCATGGATTTCGATCTGCTCGAGCTCGCTGTTGAAGCGGGCCACATGCTCAACCCCTGAGATGTCGATATCGCTTTCCAGTTCCCGATTCATGCGCACGAAGAGGTTGCGGGTAAATTCATCGCTGATTCCGGCGGCGTCGTTATAGGCCGCTTCCAGAAGTTCCGGATCTTTCAGGAGGTCAACGCCCAGGAGGAAATGGTCCCCTGGATCCAGATGATCAGCTACCCGGTTGAAAAATTCCATGGATTCCTTCCGGCTCATGTTGCCGATGGTGCTGCCCAGGAAGATGACCATGATGGGAGAGGCGACGTCGAAGACCGGGAAGGCTTCCTGGTACGTTCCATGGATGCCGATGACCTGAACGCCGGGATGGCGTCGATTGATGTTGCGGATTGCTCCTCGCAGGGCGCTTTCGCTGACGTCGATGGGAACGTAACAGAGCGCCGGATTCTGTTTCATGTAAGCCGATAGCAGATAGTCCGTCTTCACCGAATATCCGGAACCGAATTCAACCAGGGTCGAAGGCCCGGTCATCCTGCTGATCTCGGTGGAGTGACGGGCCAGAATGGATGCTTCGGTGCGGGTGAGATAGTATTCGGGCTGCACAGTGATCTGCTCATACAGCCTGCTTCCGCGTTCATCATAGAGAAATCGGCAGTCGAGTCGGCGTGGCTGACGGTCGAGGCCGGCGGCGACTGAAGAGGCGAAATCCAGGACGGGGTCAGATCGGTTCGAGCCTGCTTTCAGGAGCACGCTGCGGGTCCTTCTTTCCAGGGCGCTCAGAAATCCCCGGGGCAGTTCGTTCTCCCGGTTTATCAGGTCGGAGAGCAAGAGTAGACTCCTTTCTCGGGGGAGTTGGAAATTCGTCATTCTTCTGAATAGGATTGAATATGAATCAGTTTAAGGTCTGACCGCCCCATGTCAAGCCGGTTCAAGGGACATGGGGAAGGTGGAAATTCAGTCTCATCAGGGGCTTGTTTTTTTATCAGGGCGAATTGGAATGTTAAGATAGGAACGACTGGAGAATCAGGAGATTCCGGAAGGCCCAAAGGAGGAAAGAGATGAAACAGAAAAAGATTACCTTC
The window above is part of the Desulfuromonas sp. TF genome. Proteins encoded here:
- the egtD gene encoding L-histidine N(alpha)-methyltransferase; its protein translation is MLSDLINRENELPRGFLSALERRTRSVLLKAGSNRSDPVLDFASSVAAGLDRQPRRLDCRFLYDERGSRLYEQITVQPEYYLTRTEASILARHSTEISRMTGPSTLVEFGSGYSVKTDYLLSAYMKQNPALCYVPIDVSESALRGAIRNINRRHPGVQVIGIHGTYQEAFPVFDVASPIMVIFLGSTIGNMSRKESMEFFNRVADHLDPGDHFLLGVDLLKDPELLEAAYNDAAGISDEFTRNLFVRMNRELESDIDISGVEHVARFNSELEQIEIHARFKRSQTIDLPILQRSFKIEAGEEILTEISRKFSIETLLPSLGMLGFRARRVFTDEQKWFALLLLEKTLPKRSGEALKGSS